In Zygosaccharomyces rouxii strain CBS732 chromosome F complete sequence, a single window of DNA contains:
- the RCN2 gene encoding Rcn2p (similar to gnl|GLV|CAGL0J04158g Candida glabrata CAGL0J04158g and weakly similar to YOR220W uniprot|Q12044 Saccharomyces cerevisiae YOR220W Hypothetical ORF) translates to MISMARVQIILTNVDKKLFKQGWPRDLESELFSTKFPQLKPQLSYFSPLPFLNRIVIIFADEASASQVYNYLVENHPDDVKVYLSESLLSQRSNSENDTDRISRSKNGAGERPILSLNTAQEANVSSPTLSPDRTGSPTLLRFDDNSEFHLYQEPLPKNQKQPLQVGTKCLWQDQGQPMSPSITLDEFTH, encoded by the coding sequence ATGATATCAATGGCCAGGGTTCAGATTATACTAACCAACGTTgacaagaaattgttcaagCAAGGTTGGCCACGTGATCTGGAATCAGAACTGTTTAGTACTAAGTTCCCTCAGTTAAAGCCCCAATTAAGTTACTTTAGTCCATTGCCATTTCTCAATCGAATCGTAATCATATTTGCTGATGAGGCAAGTGCAAGTCAAGTGTACAATTATTTGGTTGAAAACCATCCCGATGATGTTAAGGTATACCTTTCGGAGTCCTTACTATCGCAAAGAAGCAATTCAGAAAATGATACCGATAGGATAAGTAGGAGTAAGAATGGTGCTGGAGAAAGACCTATACTATCTCTAAACACTGCCCAGGAGGCAAATGTTTCTTCGCCAACACTTTCACCAGACCGTACTGGCTCCCCCACGCTATTGAGATTTGATGATAACTCcgaatttcatctttatcaagAGCCATTACCCAAGAATCAAAAGCAACCATTGCAGGTGGGTACAAAATGTCTATGGCAGGATCAGGGACAACCCATGTCACCCAGTATTACTCTAGATGAATTCACACATTAG
- the RFC1 gene encoding replication factor C subunit 1 (similar to uniprot|P38630 Saccharomyces cerevisiae YOR217W RFC1 Subunit of heteropentameric Replication factor C (RF-C) which is a DNA binding protein and ATPase that acts as a clamp loader of the proliferating cell nuclear antigen (PCNA) processivity factor for DNA polymerases delta and epsilon), which translates to MVNITDFFGKDKKTGGGRRLRPSSSTSSSTAAKKTEPEVIDLDEPESEATVKKEEKKKSSEPVKPKANSKPASSGSTGSTNPVTAQDVLAKIPAVDLSNVHVKENVQFDFRNNNNGNDQDVPMGSADDFPEGKPNCLLGLTLVFTGTLPNIERGVAESIAKRYGARITKSISSKTSAVVLGEEAGPKKVDTIKKLGIKAIDEEGFKQLILGMPAEGGDGALAEKARKKIEEQEKQAQKEADEMAKKEKERVQRIEAAQKSGESAKQNDLVHEQNKLWTVKYAPTNLQQICGNKGAVTKLKSWLTNWDESKKNGFKKSGRDGSGVFRAAMLYGPPGIGKTTAAHLVANELGYDVLEKNASDVRSKSLLNVGVKNALDNMSVMGFFENKHNAQDDNSKKFVIVMDEVDGMSGGDRGGVGQLAQFCRKTLTPMILICNERNIPKMRPFDRTCLDIQFRRPDANSIKARLMTIAVRERFKLDPNIVDKLVQATRGDIRQIINLLSTVSKTTKTINHENITEISQAWEKEIALKPFDIAHKLLDGRIYTDAGSQTFNLNDKIALYFDDFDFAPLMVQENYVNTRPSLLQSGETHLEAIAKAADSISMSNLVETKIRSSEQLWSLLPLHAVLSSVYPASKIAGQMAGRINFTSWLGQNSKTNKYYRLLQELQYHTRLSTSTNKVGLRLEYLPALKKRLLDPISKEGSEGIDAVIKVMDDYYLTKEDWDTIMEFLIGPASTDAALKKIPTPVKTAFTRKYNSTTHPVAIYRAGTTTMASSASADQKPDFEDIIDADDAAPPAENEEPDEDADLKKDKLIKQKAKPSKRKATKPASGKESAPKRRRTKT; encoded by the coding sequence ATGGTTAATATCACAGACTTCTTTGGTAAGGATAAGAAGACAGGCGGTGGTAGACGTTTAAGACcgtcatcatcaacatcatcgTCAACAGCTGCTAAAAAAACTGAACCAGAGGTTATTGATTTGGATGAGCCTGAATCTGAAGCAACtgtgaagaaagaagagaagaagaagtcTTCTGAGCCCGTGAAACCCAAGGCTAATTCCAAACCGGCTTCATCTGGCAGTACCGGCTCTACTAATCCAGTCACGGCCCAAGATGTACTGGCAAAGATACCTGCAGTTGATCTTTCCAATGTTCATGTCAAGGAAAATGTTCAATTCGATTTCAGAAACAATAACAACGGTAATGATCAAGATGTTCCTATGGGAAGTGCCGATGATTTCCCGGAGGGTAAACCTAATTGTCTCTTGGGATTGACTTTAGTCTTTACTGGGACACTGCCAAATATTGAAAGAGGTGTAGCTGAATCAATAGCGAAAAGGTATGGTGCTCGTATAACCAAATCAATTTCCAGCAAGACATCTGCAGTAGTATTAGGTGAAGAAGCAGGACCTAAAAAAGTGGATActattaaaaaattgggcATTAAGGCAATTGATGAGGAAGGATTCAAGCAACTGATATTAGGTATGCCAGCAGAGGGTGGTGATGGGGCACTTGCAGAAAAAGCACGTAAAAAGATcgaagaacaagagaaacAGGCACAAAAGGAAGCCGATGAGATGGCTAAAAAGGAGAAGGAAAGAGTTCAAAGAATCGAAGCTGCTCAGAAATCAGGTGAGAGTGCTAAACAGAATGATTTGGTTCATGAACAAAATAAGTTGTGGACTGTCAAATATGCACCAACGAATTTACAACAAATATGTGGTAATAAAGGTGCTGTTACAAAGTTAAAGAGTTGGTTAACCAACTGGGATGAGAGTaagaaaaatggatttaaaAAATCAGGTAGAGATGGCTCGGGTGTGTTTAGAGCAGCTATGCTTTATGGTCCTCCGGGTATTGGTAAGACGACGGCGGCCCATCTAGTTGCAAACGAACTTGGATACGACgttttagaaaaaaatgcatcTGATGTCCGTTCAAAATCGCTATTGAATGTTGGCGTGAAGAATGCATTAGATAACATGTCTGTGATGGGGTTTTTCGAAAACAAGCACAACGCTCAAGATGATAACAGTAAAAAGTTTGTTATTGTTATGGATGAAGTTGATGGTATGAGCGGTGGTGATAGAGGTGGGGTGGGTCAATTGGCTCAATTCTGCCGTAAGACTTTAACACCTATGATTCTAATTTGTAATGAACGCAATATACCCAAAATGAGACCATTTGATAGAACTTGTTTGGATATTCAATTCAGAAGACCGGATGCCAATAGTATAAAGGCCAGATTGATGACCATTGCCGTAAGAGAACGTTTTAAACTTGACCCTAATATTGTGGATAAGCTGGTACAGGCTACTCGTGGTGACATTAGACAGATCATTAACCTGCTGTCTACGGTATcaaaaacaacaaagaCGATTAATCATGAAAATATCACGGAGATATCACAGGCATGggagaaagaaattgcatTGAAACCATTTGATATTGCGCATAAACTTCTCGATGGTCGTATATATACAGATGCTGGATCCCAGACATTTAACTTGAACGATAAGATTGCATTATATTTcgatgattttgattttgcACCATTGATGGTACAGGAAAACTATGTGAATACTAGGCCTTCCCTTTTACAAAGTGGTGAAACTCATTTGGAAGCTATAGCTAAAGCCGCTGACAGTATTTCAATGTCGAATTTGGTAGAAACTAAAATTCGCAGTAGTGAACAACTGTGGAGTTTACTTCCATTACATGCAGTGCTTTCGTCTGTTTATCCCGCTTCCAAAATTGCTGGCCAAATGGCGGGcagaatcaatttcaccagtTGGTTAGGTCAAAATTCTAAGACTAACAAATACTACCGATTATTGCAAGAACTACAATATCATACTAGATTGAGCACTTCGACCAATAAAGTTGGCTTAAGATTAGAGTACTTGCCAGCTTTGAAAAAGAGGTtattggatccaatttcCAAGGAAGGCTCTGAGGGTATCGATGCTGTGATTAAAGTTATGGACGATTATTACCTGACAAAAGAGGATTGGGATACGATAATGGAATTCTTAATTGGACCTGCTAGTACAGATGCtgcattgaagaagattccTACCCCTGTCAAAACAGcatttacaagaaaatacAACAGCACGACTCATCCCGTGGCAATCTATAGAGCTGGTACGACAACTATGGCATCATCAGCTTCTGCAGACCAGAAGCCcgattttgaagatataATTGACGCCGACGATGctgcaccaccagcagAAAATGAGGAGcctgatgaagatgcagatttgaagaaggatAAACTGATTAAACAAAAGGCAAAACCTTCCAAGAGAAAGGCGACAAAACCTGCATCGGGTAAAGAATCTGCACCAAAGAGAAGGAGAACGAAAACTTGA
- the RUD3 gene encoding Rud3p (similar to Q12234 YOR216C uniprot|Q12234 Saccharomyces cerevisiae RUD3 Golgi matrix protein that is involved in the structural organization of the cis-Golgi), translating into MAKGKKKGGKKLGSQVVSEDSSKQETPIELDKSVASGGDSEELNGNGAKEEVSGPSEVSNDQVESLNQQIRELKLELEKKNKAEGNEDESELSKVRAERDEFQSQYNNLLSRISSMKNVFNKMKESQNELESVQEQLTAYESQNMKLKQKLDSVTKEKSELQQTVVTLNKELSSIEEERETVHEESQEYKKTIDDLQRQLETFNTSHSHELEFQKTQNSQLNTQLQELLLILDNNKQDISALHQEREDLQFNLENLTKENSILKDSLKEMEAELERTEQRFNDQLTQRNIEVNSLKAELERSKESTKSHVDTIDTLRGEVERMKDAVEQKEKLEKECKDRVLQIGKLRHEAIILNEHLTKALAMLKQSSDSESVDKELMSNLLISFVAIPRADPRKFEVLELLSSFLNWDDDKKRQAGLILNSQTSGKRSKSGSRTENFVSMWTDYLEKESE; encoded by the coding sequence ATGGCTAAgggtaagaagaaaggtgGTAAGAAGCTAGGATCTCAAGTTGTTTCTGAAGATAGTTCAAAACAAGAGACGCCCATTGAACTGGATAAATCCGTGGCCTCAGGGGGTGATTCTGAAGAGTTGAATGGCAATGGTGCGAAGGAAGAGGTTTCAGGGCCTTCAGAGGTATCAAATGATCAAGTGGAATCCCTAAACCAACAAATCAGGgagttgaaattggaactagaaaagaagaacaaagcTGAGGGGAATGAAGACGAATCAGAGTTATCTAAGGTCAGAGCTGAAAGGGATGAATTCCAAAGTCAGTACAACAATCTTCTGTCAAGGATTTCATCGATGAAAAACGTGTTTaacaagatgaaagaatctcaaaatgAACTCGAGTCTGTACAGGAACAATTGACAGCATACGAATCTCAAAACATGAAATTGAAGCAAAAATTAGACTCTGTCACGAAGGAAAAATCTGAATTACAACAAACTGTGGTTACTTTAAACAAAGAGTTATCTAGTATAGAGGAGGAACGAGAAACTGTTCATGAGGAGTCTCAAGAGTACAAGAAAACCattgatgatttacaaagacaattggaaactttCAATACTTCACATAGTCATGAACTAGAGTTCCAAAAGACTCAAAATAGTCAATTAAACACACAGTTGCAGGAATTGCTTCTTATATTGGACAATAATAAGCAGGACATTTCTGCGCTTCATCAAGAGAGAGAGGATCTCCAATTTAATCtggaaaatttgacaaAGGAAAATTCCATCTTAAAGGACTCTCTAAAGGAGATGGAAGCTGAATTAGAAAGGACGGAACAACGATTTAACGATCAATTGACACAAAGGAACATAGAAGTGAACTCTTTGAAAGCTGAGCTGGAAAGGAGTAAAGAATCTACGAAATCACATGTAGATACTATTGATACTTTGAGGGGAGAAGTTGAAAGGATGAAAGATGCTGTGgaacaaaaggaaaaactaGAAAAAGAATGTAAAGATCGTGTCTTACAGATTGGAAAATTAAGACATGAAGCGATTATCTTAAATGAGCATTTGACGAAGGCGTTGGCGATGTTAAAACAATCAAGCGATTCTGAATCTGTGGATAAGGAATTGATGTCCAATTtattaatttcatttgtTGCCATTCCTCGGGCAGATCCAAGGAAATTCGAAGTTCTTGAATTACTATCAAGTTTTCTCAATTgggatgatgataaaaagagACAAGCAGGTCTAATTCTAAATTCTCAAACCAGTGggaaaagatcaaaatcGGGGTCGAGAACTGAGAACTTTGTCTCCATGTGGACCGACTACTTGGAGAAAGAAAGTGAATAG
- the RPL5 gene encoding 60S ribosomal protein uL18 (highly similar to uniprot|P26321 Saccharomyces cerevisiae YPL131W RPL5 component of the large (60S) ribosomal subunit): MFFKNLKNNAYQSRFQTPFRRRREGKTDYYQRRKLVTQHKAKYASPKYRLVVRFTNKDIICQIVSSQITGDIVLAAAYSHELPRYGITHGLTNWAAAYATGLLVARRVLQKLGLDKVYPGVEEVEGEYNLTEAVEDGPRPFKVFLDIGLQRTTTGARVFGALKGASDGGLYVPHSPKRFPGFDFESEELDADLLRSYIFGGHVSQYMEELADDDEERYQELFRGYIADDIDAESVEEIYQQAHEAIRADPSFKPTEKKFSKDQYAAESKKYKQRKLSKEQKRERVAAKINLLAAASQQ; encoded by the coding sequence ATGTTTTTTAAGAACTTGAAGAACAACGCCTACCAATCTCGTTTCCAAACTCCATTcaggagaagaagagaaggTAAGACCGATTACtaccaaagaagaaagttgGTCACCCAACACAAGGCTAAGTATGCTTCTCCTAAGTACAGATTAGTGGTTAGATTCACCAACAAGGACATCATCTGCCAAATTGTTTCTTCTCAAATCACTGGTGACATCGTTTTGGCCGCTGCCTACTCTCACGAGTTGCCAAGATACGGTATCACCCACGGTTTGACTAACTGGGCTGCTGCTTACGCTACCGGTCTTTTGGTCGCTAGAAGAGTTTTGCAAAAGTTGGGTCTTGACAAGGTCTACCCAGgtgttgaagaagttgaaggTGAATACAACTTGACCGAAGCTGTGGAGGATGGCCCACGTCCATTCAAGGTTTTCTTGGACATTGGTCTACAAAGAACCACCACTGGTGCTCGTGTCTTCGGTGCTTTGAAGGGTGCTTCCGACGGTGGTCTTTACGTCCCACACTCTCCAAAGAGATTCCCAGGTTTCGATTTCgaatctgaagaattggatgcTGATCTATTGAGATCTTACATCTTCGGTGGTCACGTCTCCCAATACatggaagaattggctgacgatgatgaagaaagatacCAAGAATTGTTCAGAGGTTACATTGCCGATGACATCGATGCTGAATCCGTTGAAGAAATCTACCAACAAGCTCACGAAGCTATCAGAGCTGACCCATCTTTCAAGCCaactgaaaagaaattctcCAAGGACCAATACGCTGCTGAATCCAAGAAGTACAAGCAAAGAAAGTTGTCCAAGGAACAAAAGCGCGAACGTGTTGCTGCCAAGATCAACCTTTTGGCTGCTGCTTCTCAACAATAA
- the COX11 gene encoding Cox11p (similar to uniprot|P19516 YPL132W Saccharomyces cerevisiae COX11 Mitochondrial membrane protein required for assembly of active cytochrome c oxidase): protein MTMKMIMPQCLWYGNRLSLRLINPIRRIHHTTIPFRKAVNVTDLNLTRDQMVQLRNMKSSQERKFRNRTVAFYFSSVAVIFLGLAYAAVPLYRAICARTGFGGIPITDKRKFTSDKLVPVDTEKRIRIGFTSEVSQILPWKFTPEQREVYVQPGETALAFYRAKNTSDKDIIGMATYSITPGDAAQYFNKIQCFCFEEQRLAAGEEVDMPVFFFIDPDFASDPNMRNIDDMMLHYTFFKAHYDRHEVVDTRS from the coding sequence ATGacgatgaaaatgatcaTGCCCCAATGCCTGTGGTACGGTAATAGATTATCCCTGAGACTTATCAATCCCATCAGAAGAATACACCATACAACGATCCCATTCCGTAAAGCCGTCAATGTTACTGATTTGAACCTGACAAGAGACCAAATGGTTCAGCTACGTAATATGAAGAGTTCGCAAGAGAGGAAATTCCGTAATAGAACAGTAGCCTTTTATTTCAGCAGTGTGGCCGTTATCTTTCTAGGTTTAGCATACGCAGCTGTACCACTGTATAGGGCTATCTGTGCTAGAACTGGATTTGGTGGTATACCAATTACCGATAAGCGTAAATTTACAAGTGATAAATTAGTCCCAGTTGATACTGAAAAGAGAATTCGAATTGGATTCACTAGCGAAGTTTCACAAATCTTACCATGGAAATTTACACCAGAACAGAGGGAAGTCTATGTTCAGCCAGGTGAAACTGCTTTAGCATTTTATAGAGCCAAAAATACAAGCGATAAAGATATTATCGGTATGGCAACGTACTCCATTACGCCTGGTGATGCCGCCCAATATTTTAACAAAATCCAGTGCTTTTGCTTTGAAGAACAGAGACTAGCAGCAGGCGAAGAGGTTGACATGCCggttttcttctttataGACCCTGATTTTGCCAGTGACCCAAACATGAGAAACATTGACGATATGATGCTGCACTataccttcttcaaagcCCATTACGATAGACACGAAGTCGTCGATACCAGATCCTAA
- the STE13 gene encoding Ste13p (similar to uniprot|P33894 Saccharomyces cerevisiae YOR219C STE13 Dipeptidyl aminopeptidase Golgi integral membrane protein that cleaves on the carboxyl side of repeating -X-Ala- sequences required for maturation of alpha factor transcription is induced by a-factor): MSSSHKRKNSHLFLQRKNSSSFNMEDIELDQFPNDMNHIDNARIVVDPPPSPSTQENGNAANISLRSRGIMGSWKRYRVRLMLFLGILITLLLFLVPFYIVKSTADLQKNAENRFRTRSFDIDNVLNGDFSYFEKSFHFIQPPPETVKYHEEDPGLYLSLQEDDNNDYTILAKQLYDSNFAEPLGTNKFEYESKEYVVQKVKVSYRLDRTIFATDLKAEFRHSSHGLYWIHDVETGQILPISPHPSLLLTPVSYAHFSPNFNFVYFVHDNDLYIQSLYTKNPARRLTHGGSFNILHGKPDWIYEEEVLADEKAVWWCPDDSKLIFAKFDDSEVNTYSFPKYINNGNMFPQLEEIKYPKPGSFNPKVELYMLDLNSGLIALINAMESAEGNWGEDYILYDASWVGPNAFLFKISDRSSQKLIVRIYDTKNNTIKTMYTLDFKKFDGWVEKARNVVPVPPMEEKGRPEYGYLDILPDENGFNHIFYFARFSDTKGQQITKGNWEVRNQGIVGYEYETHSVFFLSNMVGTMAQHLYTVTINSGSPGEIKTLQNPDKKEDFYEFELSPSCRYALARKLGSSVPVTIAGDLFDVLDADTAKDNNVIRLTDDNDLQKSLKRYDLPVTSYKSMVLDDGTEVNYVEIKPPFLDSKKKYPVLVESYAGPGSQSYFTKFNVFFQQAVSSGLHAIVLLVEPRGTGGKGWKFKSWAKNKIGYWEPRDITEVTRQFITLNHQFVDKERVAIWGWSYGGFAALKTIEYDAGQTFNYAMAVAPVTNWTYYDSIYTERYMGLPKENIQGYSDRASIRDFKSFEKIEKLLVIHGTADDNVHIQNSYEFVDHLNSLGIKNYDMHIFPDSDHTIHFHNAQKVVFTKLYQWLKDAFAGHFKPR; this comes from the coding sequence ATGTCGTCCTCTCATAAGAGGAAGAATAGTCATCTCTTCTTACAGCGGAAGAATTCGAGTTCTTTCAATATGGAGGATattgaattggatcaattcCCCAATGATATGAATCACATTGATAATGCAAGAATTGTCGTTGATCCCCCACCTTCACCGTCCACTCAAGAGAATGGAAACGCTGCTAATATTTCCCTAAGATCAAGGGGCATTATGGGATCATGGAAAAGGTATCGTGTACGTTTAATGCTGTTCCTTGGAATTTTGATAACTTTACTTCTATTCCTGGTCCCATTCTATATTGTTAAATCAACTGCTgatcttcaaaaaaatgCAGAGAATAGATTTAGAACAAGATCATTTGACATTGATAATGTGTTAAATGGTgatttttcatattttgagaaatcatttcatttcattcaaCCGCCTCCAGAAACTGTAAAATACCATGAAGAAGATCCTGGTCTATATTTAAGtttacaagaagatgataataatgattaTACCATCTTAGCAAAACAATTGTACGATAGTAATTTTGCCGAACCATTGGGTAcaaataaatttgaatatgAAAGTAAGGAATATGTTGTTCAAAAGGTTAAAGTCAGTTATAGGTTGGATAGAACCATTTTTGCAACTGATTTGAAAGCAGAGTTTAGACATTCAAGCCACGGTCTTTATTGGATTCATGACGTTGAAACCGGTCAAATCTTGCCGATTTCACCACACccatcattattactaaCCCCAGTTTCATATGCCcatttttcaccaaatttcaatttcgtATATTTTGTTCATGATAATGATTTGTACATTCAAAGTCTCTACACCAAGAATCCTGCCAGAAGACTTACACATGGTGGATCCTTTAACATTTTACACGGGAAACCTGATTGGAtttatgaagaagaagttttagCTGACGAAAAGGCGGTTTGGTGGTGCCCCGATGATTCCAAATTAATATTTGccaaatttgatgattccGAAGTTAATACTTATTCTTTCCCCAAATATATCAACAATGGTAATATGTTTCCgcaattggaagaaatcaaatACCCAAAACCTGGCTCTTTTAACCCGAAAGTCGAACTTTACATGCTTGATTTAAATTCAGGCTTGATAGCATTGATCAATGCTATGGAATCAGCGGAAGGTAATTGGGGGGAAGATTATATATTATATGATGCTAGTTGGGTTGGTCCAAATGCatttttgttcaaaatatctGATCGTTCATCTCAAAAGCTAATCGTTAGAATTTATGATACAAAGAATAATACAATTAAAACCATGTACACTTTggattttaaaaaatttgacgGTTGGGTTGAAAAGGCAAGAAATGTCGTTCCCGTACCGCCTATGGAAGAGAAAGGTAGACCAGAATATGGTTATCTGGATATTCTACcagatgaaaatggttTTAATCACATTTTCTACTTTGCTAGATTCTCTGATACTAAAGGTCAACAAATTACTAAGGGCAACTGGGAAGTTAGAAATCAAGGTATTGTTGGTTACGAATATGAAACACATTCCGTCTTCTTTCTATCCAATATGGTTGGAACGATGGCCCAACACTTGTATACTGTAACTATTAACAGTGGTAGCCCTGGTGAAATCAAGACTTTACAAAATCCTGAtaaaaaggaagattttTACGAGTTCGAATTGAGTCCAAGTTGTAGATATGCTCTGGCTAGAAAACTGGGATCTAGTGTACCAGTTACCATAGCTGGTGATCTCTTTGACGTTTTAGATGCAGATACCGCTAAGGATAATAATGTCATACGCTTAACTGATGACAACGATCTGCAAAAATCATTGAAACGTTACGATTTACCTGTTACGAGTTACAAATCTATGGTATTAGATGATGGAACTGAAGTTAATTACGTGGAGATTAAACCGCCTTTTCTAGATTCTAAGAAGAAATATCCAGTCTTAGTGGAAAGCTATGCCGGACCTGGGTCTCAATCTTATTTCACTAAATTCAACGTTTTCTTTCAACAAGCAGTTTCCTCTGGGTTACACgcaattgttcttttaGTAGAACCTAGGGgtactggtggtaaagGTTGGAAATTTAAATCATGGGCAAAGAACAAAATTGGATATTGGGAACCCAGAGACATCACTGAAGTTACAAGGCAATTCATCACACTTAATCATCAATTCGTAGATAAGGAAAGAGTCGCAATTTGGGGGTGGTCATACGGTGGTTTCGCCGCATTAAAAACCATAGAATACGATGCTGGTCAAACGTTCAACTATGCAATGGCTGTGGCTCCCGTTACCAATTGGACCTATTACGATTCCATTTATACAGAAAGATACATGGGACTCCCCAAGGAAAATATTCAAGGATACAGCGACAGAGCAAGCATTagagatttcaaatcatttgaaaaaattgaaaaacttcTCGTGATTCATGGGACCGCCGACGATAATGTTCATATACAGAACTCTTATGAGTTTGTTGATCATTTGAACAGTTTAGGAATCAAAAATTACGATATGCATATATTCCCAGATTCTGATCATACTATTCATTTCCACAACGCACAAAAAGTGGTATTCACCAAATTGTATCAATGGCTTAAGGATGCATTTGCTGGACATTTCAAACCTCGATAA
- the RDS2 gene encoding gluconeogenesis transcription factor RDS2 (similar to uniprot|P19541 Saccharomyces cerevisiae YPL133C RDS2 Regulator of drug sensitivity Transcriptional regulator) — MSTKRKKVSKSCVFCRRSHLICDEQRPCSRCIRRDIAHLCTDSLGSNNPGNADLDVGNSIAASANENSKMASFLAQQPTFVSEHVGSEFSSLNEFLSMLEDPLLVNNNSNNSSNNNTNTHNNNNNYNPTLHVDNVERELDTATTSKEHFFLTAADPSTEMTPEDRLKLVINAKLEAGLLQPYNYAQGYTRLQNYMDKYMNQSSKQRILKPLSTIRPAFRAIARSLKDVDLILVEEGFERMLLSYDRVFTSMSMPACLWRRTGEIYRANKEFASLVDCGVEDLIEGKLAIYELMTEESAVNFWEKYGSIAFDKGQKAVLTSCNLRTRDGRRKRPCCFSFTIRRDRYNIPICIVGNFIPIS; from the coding sequence ATGAGTaccaagaggaaaaagGTTTCTAAATCCTGTGTATTCTGCCGGAGGTCTCATCTGATCTGTGATGAACAGAGACCTTGTTCAAGATGTATTAGGAGGGATATTGCACATCTGTGTACTGATTCTTTAGGTTCGAACAATCCTGGCAATGCTGATTTAGATGTTGGTAATAGTATCGCTGCTAGTGCTAATGAGAATTCCAAGATGGCAAGCTTTTTAGCTCAGCAACCAACCTTTGTGTCTGAACATGTGGGATCCGAGTTTAGTTCTTTGAATGAGTTCTTAAGCATGTTGGAAGATCCATTACTAGttaataacaatagtaataacagtagtaataataatactaatacccataataataataacaactACAATCCTACGCTGCACGTAGATAATGTGGAAAGGGAACTCGATACGGCGACAACTTCCAAGGAACACTTCTTTTTGACGGCGGCAGATCCATCGACTGAGATGACACCCGAGGATAGGCTAAAACTGGTGATTAATGCAAAATTGGAAGCCGGATTGTTACAGCCCTATAACTATGCACAAGGTTATACCAGATTACAAAATTACATGGACAAATATATGAACCAATCGTCAAAGcaaagaattttaaaaCCGTTATCAACCATTCGTCCTGCTTTTAGAGCCATTGCTCGTTCATTGAAAGATGTCGACCTTATCCTGGTAGAGGAAGGCTTTGAAAGAATGTTATTATCTTATGACAGGGTTTTCACATCAATGAGTATGCCCGCATGTCTATGGAGACGTACAGGAGAAATTTATAGAGCAAATAAGGAATTTGCCAGTTTAGTCGATTGTGGTGTGGAGGACTTGATTGAAGGTAAACTGGCGATATATGAACTAATGACAGAAGAAAGTGCTGTTAACTTCTGGGAAAAATACGGCTCAATTGCATTTGACAAGGGTCAAAAAGCCGTATTAACAAGTTGTAATCTGAGAACAAGAGATGGCCGAAGAAAAAGACCATGTTGCTTTAGTTTTACCATTAGAAGAGATAGGTATAACATCCCTATATGTATTGTGGGAAATTTCATTCCGATTTCTTAG